In the Solibacillus sp. FSL K6-1523 genome, one interval contains:
- the spoIVA gene encoding stage IV sporulation protein A, with amino-acid sequence MEKGGTAISDQIFQQLAERTNGDIYIGVVGPVRVGKSTFVKKVMEGVILPNITNADDRMRAMDELPQSSPGPVIMTSEPKFVPAQGTTVTIGESEMPFRIRLVDCVGYVIDGAKGYQDESGPKYVHTPWHNEPIAFQEAAKMGTDKVIRDHANLGIVVTTDGSVNGMSRAAAQVAEEQIIEQLTDIGKPFVLVLNSSMPTSNETTNLRNALIERYDVPVIAISVDKMQPADVAYILQEALFEFPVNQIEVEKPDWLEILDDHHELNETLTFAIEQLQDGLMKIRDVDSASAILQQIDFVENCNVERMDPGSGVATLRVTVDNETYKRVCQQWLEKPVDTKKDWLLFIKEAAEAKQAQKRFREAISDAREEGYGVTLPAMDEFVPSEPELIKQNNFFGVRMKASAPSYHIIRIDMDAEFSPLIGSEFHSQHLLKDLQHAYDHDRQALWETQLFGTPLHEVLTESIRYKMQVVPTSAKNRMRLMMERMVNEGEKGLITFII; translated from the coding sequence TTGGAAAAGGGAGGAACGGCAATTAGCGATCAAATTTTTCAGCAACTCGCGGAACGAACAAATGGCGATATTTATATTGGGGTAGTAGGACCGGTTCGAGTAGGGAAGTCAACATTTGTTAAAAAGGTCATGGAAGGCGTTATTTTACCGAACATTACAAATGCAGATGATCGTATGCGTGCTATGGACGAGTTACCACAAAGCTCTCCTGGACCCGTTATTATGACATCTGAACCAAAATTTGTTCCAGCTCAAGGGACAACGGTGACGATAGGGGAAAGTGAAATGCCATTCCGCATACGACTTGTCGATTGTGTTGGGTATGTCATCGATGGGGCGAAAGGTTATCAAGATGAATCTGGCCCGAAATATGTGCATACACCTTGGCATAATGAACCGATTGCATTCCAAGAAGCTGCAAAAATGGGTACCGATAAAGTCATTCGAGATCATGCGAATTTAGGGATTGTCGTGACTACGGATGGATCAGTAAATGGTATGAGTCGAGCAGCTGCACAAGTAGCGGAAGAGCAAATTATTGAGCAATTAACGGATATCGGGAAGCCTTTTGTTTTAGTGTTAAATAGCTCGATGCCAACCTCTAACGAAACGACCAATCTGCGTAATGCCCTAATTGAGCGCTATGATGTGCCGGTAATCGCGATTTCAGTCGATAAGATGCAACCAGCAGATGTGGCGTATATTTTACAGGAAGCGTTATTTGAGTTCCCAGTAAATCAAATCGAAGTGGAGAAGCCGGATTGGTTAGAAATACTCGATGATCATCATGAATTAAATGAAACATTAACATTTGCTATAGAGCAATTGCAGGATGGTTTGATGAAAATTCGAGATGTGGATTCTGCAAGTGCGATTTTACAACAAATCGATTTTGTTGAAAATTGCAATGTGGAAAGAATGGACCCTGGTTCAGGCGTTGCGACGCTCCGGGTAACAGTGGATAACGAGACATACAAAAGAGTGTGCCAACAATGGCTGGAAAAACCAGTTGATACGAAAAAAGATTGGTTGTTATTTATAAAGGAAGCTGCGGAGGCGAAACAAGCTCAGAAAAGATTCCGTGAAGCCATTTCAGATGCGCGAGAGGAAGGTTACGGTGTTACATTACCGGCGATGGATGAATTTGTTCCGAGTGAACCAGAGTTAATTAAACAAAATAACTTTTTCGGTGTTCGTATGAAGGCAAGCGCACCATCGTATCATATTATTCGTATCGATATGGACGCAGAATTTTCACCGCTCATTGGATCTGAATTCCACAGCCAACATTTACTCAAAGATTTACAACATGCATATGACCATGACCGTCAAGCTTTGTGGGAAACACAATTATTCGGTACGCCGTTACATGAAGTGTTAACGGAAAGTATCCGCTATAAAATGCAAGTTGTGCCAACAAGTGCAAAAAATAGAATGCGCTTAATGATGGAACGAATGGTGAATGAAGGCGAAAAAGGTCTAATTACGTTTATTATTTAG
- a CDS encoding HU family DNA-binding protein — translation MNKTELVNAVAEAAGLSKKDASKAVESVFDTIQDALAKGDKVQLIGFGNFEVRERAARKGRNPQTGMEIEIAASKVPAFKPGKALKDAVK, via the coding sequence GTGAATAAAACAGAATTAGTAAACGCTGTTGCTGAAGCGGCAGGTCTTTCTAAAAAAGATGCTTCTAAAGCAGTTGAATCTGTATTTGATACAATTCAAGATGCTCTTGCAAAGGGTGACAAAGTACAATTAATCGGTTTTGGTAACTTTGAAGTTCGTGAACGTGCGGCTCGTAAAGGTCGTAACCCACAAACTGGTATGGAAATCGAAATTGCTGCGAGCAAAGTACCTGCTTTCAAACCAGGTAAAGCGCTTAAAGACGCTGTAAAATAA
- the folE gene encoding GTP cyclohydrolase I FolE, producing the protein MTNVDLKKIEEAVKMILEAVGEDVEREGLLDTPKRVSKMYAEMFSGLNEDPREYFNTVFHEDHEELVLVKDIPFFSMCEHHLVPFYGKAHIAYIPKDGKVAGLSKLGRCVESVARRPQLQERITSTVADTIMEMLDPKGVYVIIEAEHMCMTMRGLKKPGAKTITSVARGIYEQDDVKRNEVITFVQMS; encoded by the coding sequence ATGACGAATGTTGATTTAAAAAAAATTGAAGAAGCAGTAAAAATGATATTAGAAGCGGTTGGCGAGGATGTTGAACGGGAAGGTTTACTCGATACACCAAAGCGCGTTTCAAAAATGTATGCAGAAATGTTTAGTGGTTTAAACGAAGATCCACGTGAATACTTTAATACCGTTTTTCATGAAGATCATGAAGAGTTAGTACTTGTTAAGGATATTCCATTTTTTTCAATGTGTGAGCATCACTTAGTACCTTTTTACGGGAAAGCGCATATTGCTTATATTCCAAAAGACGGTAAAGTCGCTGGGTTAAGCAAGTTAGGACGTTGCGTCGAGTCGGTTGCACGTCGCCCGCAATTACAAGAACGTATTACTTCAACAGTAGCGGACACAATTATGGAAATGTTAGATCCAAAGGGTGTTTATGTCATTATCGAAGCAGAACATATGTGTATGACAATGCGTGGCTTAAAAAAACCTGGTGCAAAAACAATCACATCCGTTGCACGTGGCATTTATGAGCAAGATGATGTGAAACGAAATGAAGTTATTACATTTGTTCAAATGTCATAA
- the mtrB gene encoding trp RNA-binding attenuation protein MtrB: protein MAQDYIIIEAEEDGVHVIGLTRGTDTKFHHSEKLDAGEVMIAQFTEHTSAMKIRGKAKIHSTHGIVQSNGKK from the coding sequence ATGGCACAAGATTATATTATCATCGAAGCAGAAGAAGATGGCGTTCATGTGATTGGTTTGACACGTGGAACGGATACAAAATTTCACCATTCTGAAAAATTAGATGCAGGTGAAGTAATGATTGCGCAGTTTACAGAACATACATCAGCTATGAAAATTCGTGGGAAAGCAAAAATTCATTCGACACACGGTATTGTTCAAAGTAACGGGAAGAAATAA
- a CDS encoding heptaprenyl diphosphate synthase component 1, which yields MSATYITQSIQQLKSNIFMHVRHRALLQNVGEPMLNDEQLFFIQLPFLDGKPSDDDRETSAITVGIVHASLFEHEKIKEQNATSKQQQLTVLAGDYYSGRYYQLLALSKNIQLIQKLSKGIVNRCEQQIKIYEPVKRPLQEWIDSISIIECELIERYYEAYEFTQYKNLMKKTLTYLRLKKEFSLIGNGEEGFFKKQLHTDTFNSPTVQKDLQEELKKKQDELQGIVKRTPIQPELKQYIEQLITS from the coding sequence ATGAGTGCAACATACATTACACAATCTATTCAGCAATTAAAATCAAATATTTTCATGCATGTTCGTCATAGAGCATTACTACAAAATGTCGGAGAACCAATGTTGAATGATGAACAATTGTTTTTTATTCAATTGCCGTTTTTAGATGGAAAACCATCAGATGACGACCGGGAAACAAGTGCAATAACGGTTGGGATTGTGCATGCATCCCTTTTTGAGCATGAAAAAATCAAAGAACAAAATGCGACGAGTAAACAGCAACAGTTAACTGTGCTCGCTGGTGATTATTATAGCGGTCGCTATTACCAATTATTAGCGCTTTCTAAAAATATTCAGCTCATTCAAAAATTGTCTAAAGGGATTGTCAATCGCTGTGAACAACAGATTAAAATTTACGAACCTGTGAAAAGACCTCTTCAAGAGTGGATTGACAGTATAAGCATAATTGAATGTGAATTAATTGAACGCTATTATGAAGCATATGAATTTACACAATATAAAAATTTAATGAAAAAAACGTTAACTTATTTACGATTGAAAAAAGAGTTTTCATTGATTGGAAATGGTGAGGAAGGCTTTTTTAAAAAGCAATTACATACGGATACATTCAACTCACCGACCGTTCAAAAAGATTTGCAAGAAGAACTTAAGAAGAAACAGGATGAATTGCAAGGGATTGTGAAGCGCACACCAATACAACCCGAATTAAAACAATATATCGAGCAATTGATCACTTCATAA
- a CDS encoding demethylmenaquinone methyltransferase yields MTKSKEQHVHEVFESISESYDKMNSVISFQQHIKWRNDTMKRMAVQKGSKCLDVCCGTADWTIALAQAAGEEGVVKGLDFSQNMLNVGLQKTAAMPQVELIHGNAMELPFEDNTFDFVTIGFGLRNVPDYLQVLREMHRVVKPGGMVVCLETSQSEIPGYRQLFRFYFKYIMPIFGKLFAKSYKEYSWLQESANDFPGMKKLAQMFKDAGLKNVTYKAYSGGAAAVHMGFKKE; encoded by the coding sequence ATGACAAAATCGAAAGAACAACATGTGCATGAAGTATTTGAGAGCATTTCAGAAAGCTACGATAAGATGAACTCAGTTATTAGCTTCCAGCAACATATTAAATGGCGCAACGATACAATGAAGCGAATGGCTGTTCAAAAAGGTTCAAAATGCTTAGATGTTTGTTGTGGCACAGCGGATTGGACAATCGCGTTAGCACAAGCTGCTGGTGAAGAAGGCGTTGTCAAAGGTCTAGACTTTAGTCAAAACATGTTGAATGTAGGTCTTCAAAAAACTGCAGCCATGCCACAAGTAGAGTTAATTCATGGAAATGCGATGGAACTGCCATTTGAAGATAATACATTTGACTTTGTAACAATTGGTTTTGGTTTACGTAATGTACCGGATTATTTGCAAGTATTACGTGAAATGCATCGTGTCGTAAAGCCAGGTGGTATGGTTGTATGTTTAGAAACATCACAATCTGAAATCCCGGGGTACCGCCAGCTTTTCCGCTTCTACTTCAAATATATTATGCCGATTTTTGGAAAGCTCTTTGCGAAAAGCTATAAAGAATATTCTTGGTTACAGGAATCAGCTAACGACTTTCCAGGTATGAAAAAATTAGCGCAAATGTTTAAAGATGCGGGATTAAAAAATGTAACATATAAAGCTTATAGTGGTGGGGCAGCCGCTGTGCATATGGGCTTTAAAAAAGAATAA
- the hepT gene encoding heptaprenyl diphosphate synthase component II, with protein MEKMKLKILYTDIKSDIEIIEKELENALSSSSHLLNDASLHLLQAGGKRIRPVFALLSAKFGDYNIERMKNIAVPLELIHMASLVHDDVIDDSDMRRGRHTVKAQWNNRVAMYTGDFIFARALEYVTIIENPHAHQILAKTMVELCNGEVIQIEDKFRLNQTIKDYFRRIKRKTALLIESSCELGAVVSGADEITTRHLKRYGYFVGMSFQIIDDILDFTATDKQLGKPAGSDFIQGNITLPILLMKEDPQIMPYIEKVTTGELSEEERQAMLQLVRKSNAIKEATKISNLYLKKALAEVEKLPNHPTKKKLRDIALFMGKRKF; from the coding sequence GTGGAAAAGATGAAGCTAAAAATACTATACACTGATATTAAATCAGATATAGAAATCATCGAAAAAGAATTAGAAAATGCGCTAAGTTCATCTTCTCACTTATTGAATGATGCCTCACTTCATTTATTGCAAGCGGGTGGAAAACGAATTCGACCGGTATTTGCGTTACTAAGTGCGAAATTTGGTGACTATAATATCGAGCGAATGAAAAATATCGCCGTACCATTAGAGTTAATTCACATGGCATCATTAGTTCATGATGATGTCATAGATGATTCAGACATGCGTCGAGGTAGACATACGGTAAAAGCGCAGTGGAACAATCGTGTCGCGATGTATACAGGGGATTTTATATTTGCGAGAGCATTAGAATATGTCACAATCATTGAAAATCCCCATGCCCATCAAATTTTAGCCAAAACAATGGTTGAACTTTGTAATGGTGAAGTCATTCAAATTGAAGATAAGTTTCGTTTAAATCAAACGATTAAAGATTATTTCCGTCGTATTAAGCGTAAAACAGCCCTGTTAATTGAATCGAGCTGTGAACTAGGAGCAGTTGTTAGTGGAGCAGATGAAATAACGACACGACATTTAAAGCGCTATGGCTATTTCGTTGGGATGAGTTTCCAAATTATTGATGATATATTAGATTTCACGGCTACGGACAAGCAACTAGGCAAACCAGCAGGCAGTGACTTCATTCAAGGGAATATTACATTGCCTATATTATTGATGAAAGAAGATCCTCAAATCATGCCGTATATAGAAAAAGTAACAACGGGTGAACTGTCGGAAGAAGAGCGCCAAGCAATGTTGCAACTTGTACGTAAATCAAATGCGATAAAAGAAGCAACAAAAATTAGTAATTTATATTTAAAAAAGGCTTTAGCTGAAGTTGAAAAGTTACCAAACCATCCGACGAAGAAAAAATTACGAGATATTGCTTTGTTCATGGGTAAGCGAAAATTCTAG
- the ndk gene encoding nucleoside-diphosphate kinase, with the protein MAIEKTFLMVKPDGVERQVIGDIVDRFERRGFVLRGAKLMVPTRELAENHYAEHAERPFFGELVDFITSGPVFGMVWEGENVIQLARIMMGATKPEDSAPGTIRGDYAVTLSHNVIHGSDSLASAEREINLWFGEGLAE; encoded by the coding sequence ATGGCAATCGAAAAAACATTTTTAATGGTTAAACCAGATGGCGTAGAACGTCAAGTAATCGGTGATATCGTTGACCGCTTTGAGCGTCGCGGTTTCGTATTACGTGGAGCAAAATTAATGGTTCCTACTCGTGAATTAGCTGAAAATCACTATGCAGAACACGCTGAGCGTCCATTCTTCGGTGAATTAGTAGACTTCATCACATCAGGTCCAGTATTTGGTATGGTTTGGGAAGGCGAAAACGTTATCCAATTAGCTCGTATCATGATGGGTGCTACAAAACCAGAAGATTCAGCTCCTGGTACAATCCGCGGAGACTACGCTGTAACTTTATCTCACAACGTAATCCACGGTTCTGACTCTTTAGCTTCTGCTGAGCGCGAAATCAACTTATGGTTCGGCGAAGGTTTAGCTGAATAA
- a CDS encoding CheR family methyltransferase, whose translation MSDYERFIDGIKRKTGIDLALYKEAQMKRRLTSLYEKKGFKNFVDFLQALEKDRDLMNEFLDRMTINVSEFYRNGKRWEVLQNKIFPKLLQTNKRPKIWSAACSTGEEPYSLAMVLSHHISLSQIGILATDLDENVIQKAKLALYPERSLAEVPKDVQAKYFEKEGQFFKVKDDIKRTVTFKKHNLLKDNYESNFDLIVCRNVMIYFTEEAKDQIYENFSKALRPGGILFVGSTEQIFNPARYGFEVEDTFFYRKK comes from the coding sequence ATGTCAGATTACGAACGTTTCATAGATGGCATTAAACGTAAAACAGGAATTGATTTAGCACTTTATAAAGAAGCGCAAATGAAGCGCCGACTCACTTCACTGTATGAGAAAAAAGGTTTTAAAAATTTTGTGGATTTTCTTCAAGCATTAGAAAAAGACCGAGATTTAATGAATGAATTTTTAGATCGTATGACGATTAATGTTTCTGAGTTTTATCGCAATGGAAAGCGTTGGGAAGTATTGCAAAATAAAATTTTCCCAAAGTTACTTCAAACAAATAAGCGACCAAAAATTTGGAGTGCAGCTTGTTCGACTGGAGAAGAGCCGTACAGCTTAGCAATGGTGTTATCACATCACATATCATTATCTCAAATCGGTATTTTAGCAACAGATTTAGATGAGAATGTGATTCAAAAAGCAAAGCTCGCATTGTATCCAGAACGCTCTTTAGCAGAAGTCCCAAAAGATGTACAAGCAAAGTACTTCGAAAAAGAGGGCCAATTTTTTAAAGTGAAAGATGATATTAAACGAACTGTTACATTCAAAAAACATAATTTATTAAAGGATAATTATGAATCCAATTTTGATTTAATCGTTTGTCGAAATGTCATGATTTATTTTACAGAAGAGGCGAAAGATCAAATTTATGAAAACTTTAGTAAAGCATTGCGTCCAGGTGGTATTTTGTTTGTTGGCTCGACGGAACAGATTTTTAATCCAGCACGCTATGGTTTTGAAGTTGAGGATACATTCTTTTACCGAAAAAAATAA
- the aroC gene encoding chorismate synthase, producing the protein MRYLTAGESHGPQLTTIIEGLPSLLPVTAEKINYDLKRRQGGHGRGRRMQIETDTVEIVSGVRHGKTLGSPVALVVTNDDWKHWTKIMGAAELPEDIDPAEMKRQISRPRPGHADLVGGMKYGHRDLRNVLERSSARETTVRVAVGSVAKALLNELGISIVAHVTEIVGIKANTALVEGKSADEIRTIVEEDACYCVDPEASAKMVEAIDDAKKAGDSIGGIVEVIIEGLPAGIGSYVHYDRKLDGKLAAAMLSINAFKGVEFGIGFEMARKKGSEVHDEIVWDEENGYTRTTNRLGGLEGGMSTGMPIVVRGVMKPIPTLYKPLQSVDIETKEPFKASVERSDSCAVPAASIVAEHVIAWEIASVIVDQFHSDQFPQLKAQIDAMRQYTKEY; encoded by the coding sequence ATGCGATATTTAACAGCAGGTGAGTCACACGGACCACAATTAACTACAATTATTGAGGGGTTACCGTCACTATTGCCAGTGACTGCAGAAAAAATAAATTACGATTTAAAACGACGACAAGGTGGCCATGGCAGGGGGCGCCGTATGCAAATCGAAACAGATACAGTTGAAATTGTTTCAGGTGTTCGTCACGGAAAAACATTAGGGTCTCCAGTAGCACTAGTTGTAACGAATGATGACTGGAAGCATTGGACAAAAATTATGGGTGCAGCGGAATTGCCAGAAGATATTGATCCAGCTGAAATGAAGCGTCAAATTTCTCGTCCACGCCCAGGACATGCAGATTTAGTTGGTGGGATGAAATACGGTCACCGCGATTTACGCAATGTATTAGAGCGCTCAAGTGCCCGTGAAACGACGGTGCGTGTAGCAGTAGGTTCGGTTGCTAAAGCTTTATTAAATGAGCTAGGGATTTCGATTGTGGCACATGTGACGGAAATCGTAGGGATTAAAGCGAATACAGCGCTAGTTGAGGGCAAATCAGCAGATGAAATTCGCACGATTGTAGAGGAGGATGCTTGCTACTGTGTGGACCCAGAAGCATCAGCGAAAATGGTTGAAGCAATTGATGATGCGAAAAAAGCAGGTGATTCAATCGGTGGAATCGTTGAAGTAATTATTGAAGGGTTACCAGCGGGCATTGGCTCTTATGTTCATTATGATCGCAAATTAGATGGAAAATTAGCAGCCGCTATGTTAAGCATCAACGCATTCAAAGGTGTTGAATTCGGTATCGGCTTTGAAATGGCACGCAAAAAAGGCTCGGAAGTACACGACGAAATTGTATGGGATGAAGAAAATGGTTACACACGCACGACAAACCGTCTAGGTGGCTTAGAAGGTGGTATGTCTACGGGAATGCCAATCGTTGTACGTGGTGTTATGAAACCAATTCCTACGCTCTATAAACCGTTACAAAGTGTGGATATTGAAACGAAAGAACCATTTAAAGCAAGTGTTGAGCGTTCAGATAGCTGTGCAGTACCGGCAGCATCAATCGTGGCTGAACATGTTATTGCTTGGGAAATAGCGAGTGTTATTGTGGATCAATTCCACAGCGACCAATTCCCTCAATTAAAAGCACAAATTGATGCGATGCGTCAGTACACAAAGGAGTACTAA
- the aroB gene encoding 3-dehydroquinate synthase, with amino-acid sequence MKIPVRTASHSYVVTIGNGILQDVVQSHKALFETADKIIVLTDEFVWAEQKEYFEANFSYSFDVLVMPAGEQCKSFENYHVTQTFLLEKKCTRKSLIIAFGGGAVGDLAGFVAATYMRGIPFIQVPTTILAHDSAVGGKTAINHPQGKNMIGTFYQPQAVIYDTKFLKTLSEKEVRSGMAEVIKHALISDAKWVEELVEGHSITNLPEQLLGDYLAQGIQVKANIVEQDETEQSVRKYLNLGHTYGHAIEAAAGYGKVAHGEAVMIGLIYCLLLSERYGKIDHAFTKRFLQFAIDSGYPFEAVHQFTFEQLTDYLLKDKKADYGVLQFVLLETVGKPFVQKIELDECKEIDEQLRQLLLEVQA; translated from the coding sequence ATGAAAATTCCAGTTCGTACTGCATCACATTCGTATGTTGTGACGATTGGGAATGGCATATTACAAGATGTCGTACAATCGCATAAAGCACTGTTTGAAACTGCAGACAAAATCATTGTATTAACGGATGAATTTGTATGGGCGGAACAAAAAGAATATTTTGAAGCGAATTTCTCTTATTCCTTTGATGTGCTCGTCATGCCTGCAGGAGAACAATGCAAAAGCTTTGAAAATTATCATGTAACACAAACTTTTTTATTAGAAAAAAAATGTACACGTAAATCATTAATTATTGCATTTGGTGGTGGTGCTGTTGGCGATTTAGCAGGATTTGTAGCTGCGACCTATATGCGCGGTATTCCGTTTATTCAAGTGCCGACGACGATTTTAGCGCATGACTCTGCAGTTGGTGGAAAGACGGCAATCAATCATCCACAAGGGAAAAATATGATTGGTACTTTTTATCAGCCACAAGCGGTTATTTATGATACAAAGTTTTTAAAAACGTTAAGTGAAAAAGAAGTGCGCTCTGGCATGGCGGAAGTTATTAAGCATGCACTGATTTCCGATGCAAAATGGGTGGAAGAATTAGTAGAAGGTCATTCAATCACAAATTTACCGGAGCAGCTGTTAGGAGATTATTTAGCACAAGGTATTCAAGTAAAGGCCAACATCGTGGAACAAGATGAGACTGAACAATCGGTGCGCAAATATTTAAATTTAGGTCACACATATGGTCATGCGATTGAAGCGGCTGCAGGTTATGGAAAAGTCGCGCATGGCGAAGCGGTTATGATCGGTCTCATTTATTGTTTATTATTAAGTGAACGGTATGGGAAAATCGATCACGCCTTCACAAAGCGATTTTTACAATTTGCAATCGACAGTGGCTATCCGTTTGAAGCGGTTCATCAATTCACATTTGAACAGCTGACGGACTATTTATTAAAGGATAAAAAGGCGGACTATGGTGTGTTGCAATTTGTTTTGTTAGAAACAGTTGGGAAGCCGTTCGTTCAAAAAATAGAGTTAGATGAATGTAAAGAAATCGATGAACAGTTAAGACAATTACTATTGGAGGTGCAAGCATGA
- the aroH gene encoding chorismate mutase: protein MIRGIRGAITIDEDRAELVWEETAKLVQEVVKQNKVDPSDIASVTISTTPDIRSAFPAKSVRSMEGWQYVPIMCMHEMDVPGGLPLCIRVLLHVNTHTPQHEIHHIYLKDAVKLRPDLVK, encoded by the coding sequence ATGATTCGTGGAATACGTGGTGCAATTACGATTGATGAAGATAGAGCTGAGTTAGTATGGGAAGAGACAGCTAAGCTTGTACAAGAAGTAGTGAAACAAAATAAAGTAGATCCTTCAGATATAGCTTCTGTTACCATTTCGACAACACCAGATATTCGCTCGGCATTCCCTGCGAAGTCTGTTCGTTCAATGGAAGGTTGGCAGTATGTGCCGATCATGTGTATGCATGAGATGGATGTACCGGGTGGACTTCCGCTTTGTATACGTGTGTTATTACATGTTAATACGCATACACCACAGCATGAAATTCATCATATTTACTTAAAAGATGCCGTTAAATTACGACCAGATTTAGTGAAATAA